A section of the Euwallacea fornicatus isolate EFF26 chromosome 24, ASM4011564v1, whole genome shotgun sequence genome encodes:
- the LOC136346655 gene encoding testis-specific serine/threonine-protein kinase 1-like isoform X3, with protein MTSRAKHKVLGKVGYNIVKILGKGAYSKVCLIVNETGKKYACKIIKKKLAGLDFIEKFVYREVEINNMIKHSNIVKVHTILESKDAIYMIMDYCRHGDLLEYIKNFGCFPEENAKNYFKQIVEAVCYLHDHDIAHRDLKCENIFLMWNNQVKLGDFGFSRSCSDGFGQKALSDTFCGSLAYAPPEILKGISYDPKMYDVWSLGCVLYIMITASMPFNDANVRKMIKFQMKKSFGSFASLVA; from the exons ATGACCTCAAGAGCGAAACACAAAGTATTGGGAAAGGTTGGGTACAATATTGTCAAAATCCTCGGAAAAGGGGCTTATAGTAAAGTCTGTTTAATCGTAAATGAGACAGGAAAGAAATACGCCTGCAAGATCATTAAAAAGAAGTTAGCGGGTCtggattttattgaaaagttcGTATACAGAGAGGTTGAAATTAATAACATGATTAAGCACTCGAATATTGTTAAG GTGCACACAATCCTGGAGTCTAAGGATGCAATTTACATGATTATGGACTACTGCCGTCACGGCGACTTACTGGAATATATTAAGAATTTTGGCTGCTTTCCAGAAGAAAATGCCAAAAACTATTTCAAGCAAATCGTCGAAGCCGTCTGTTATTTACACGACCACGACATAGCACACAGAGATTTGAAGTGCGAAAACATATTCCTCATGTGGAATAATCAAGTCAAACTTGGAGACTTCGGATTTTCTCGTAGTTGCTCTGATGGTTTCGGACAAAAAGCTCTTTCAGACACGTTCTGCGGGTCTCTAGCTTATGCACCTCCAGAAATTCTCAAA GGAATCTCTTATGATCCCAAGATGTATGACGTATGGAGTTTAGGTTGCGTACTTTACATAATGATAACAGCCTCCATGCCCTTTAATGATGCAAATGTaagaaaaatgatcaaattccAGATGAAGAAGTCG TTTGGATCTTTCGCATCTCTTGTAGCTTGA
- the LOC136346655 gene encoding testis-specific serine/threonine-protein kinase 2-like isoform X2 — protein MTSRAKHKVLGKVGYNIVKILGKGAYSKVCLIVNETGKKYACKIIKKKLAGLDFIEKFVYREVEINNMIKHSNIVKVHTILESKDAIYMIMDYCRHGDLLEYIKNFGCFPEENAKNYFKQIVEAVCYLHDHDIAHRDLKCENIFLMWNNQVKLGDFGFSRSCSDGFGQKALSDTFCGSLAYAPPEILKMKKSVSTITLLWPKHSDRLKNLINSLLEPDLDKRITIKFVKIHSWFEESGIGKVKKPLS, from the exons ATGACCTCAAGAGCGAAACACAAAGTATTGGGAAAGGTTGGGTACAATATTGTCAAAATCCTCGGAAAAGGGGCTTATAGTAAAGTCTGTTTAATCGTAAATGAGACAGGAAAGAAATACGCCTGCAAGATCATTAAAAAGAAGTTAGCGGGTCtggattttattgaaaagttcGTATACAGAGAGGTTGAAATTAATAACATGATTAAGCACTCGAATATTGTTAAG GTGCACACAATCCTGGAGTCTAAGGATGCAATTTACATGATTATGGACTACTGCCGTCACGGCGACTTACTGGAATATATTAAGAATTTTGGCTGCTTTCCAGAAGAAAATGCCAAAAACTATTTCAAGCAAATCGTCGAAGCCGTCTGTTATTTACACGACCACGACATAGCACACAGAGATTTGAAGTGCGAAAACATATTCCTCATGTGGAATAATCAAGTCAAACTTGGAGACTTCGGATTTTCTCGTAGTTGCTCTGATGGTTTCGGACAAAAAGCTCTTTCAGACACGTTCTGCGGGTCTCTAGCTTATGCACCTCCAGAAATTCTCAAA ATGAAGAAGTCGGTGAGCACAATCACTCTTCTCTGGCCTAAGCATTCCGACCGACTAAAGAACCTGATAAATTCGTTACTGGAACCAGATTTAGATAAGCGAATAACCATTAAATTCGTTAAGATCCATTCGTGGTTTGAGGAGAGCGGAATTGGCAAAGTGAAGAAACCGCTATCATAA
- the LOC136346655 gene encoding testis-specific serine/threonine-protein kinase 1-like isoform X1: MTSRAKHKVLGKVGYNIVKILGKGAYSKVCLIVNETGKKYACKIIKKKLAGLDFIEKFVYREVEINNMIKHSNIVKVHTILESKDAIYMIMDYCRHGDLLEYIKNFGCFPEENAKNYFKQIVEAVCYLHDHDIAHRDLKCENIFLMWNNQVKLGDFGFSRSCSDGFGQKALSDTFCGSLAYAPPEILKGISYDPKMYDVWSLGCVLYIMITASMPFNDANVRKMIKFQMKKSVSTITLLWPKHSDRLKNLINSLLEPDLDKRITIKFVKIHSWFEESGIGKVKKPLS, translated from the exons ATGACCTCAAGAGCGAAACACAAAGTATTGGGAAAGGTTGGGTACAATATTGTCAAAATCCTCGGAAAAGGGGCTTATAGTAAAGTCTGTTTAATCGTAAATGAGACAGGAAAGAAATACGCCTGCAAGATCATTAAAAAGAAGTTAGCGGGTCtggattttattgaaaagttcGTATACAGAGAGGTTGAAATTAATAACATGATTAAGCACTCGAATATTGTTAAG GTGCACACAATCCTGGAGTCTAAGGATGCAATTTACATGATTATGGACTACTGCCGTCACGGCGACTTACTGGAATATATTAAGAATTTTGGCTGCTTTCCAGAAGAAAATGCCAAAAACTATTTCAAGCAAATCGTCGAAGCCGTCTGTTATTTACACGACCACGACATAGCACACAGAGATTTGAAGTGCGAAAACATATTCCTCATGTGGAATAATCAAGTCAAACTTGGAGACTTCGGATTTTCTCGTAGTTGCTCTGATGGTTTCGGACAAAAAGCTCTTTCAGACACGTTCTGCGGGTCTCTAGCTTATGCACCTCCAGAAATTCTCAAA GGAATCTCTTATGATCCCAAGATGTATGACGTATGGAGTTTAGGTTGCGTACTTTACATAATGATAACAGCCTCCATGCCCTTTAATGATGCAAATGTaagaaaaatgatcaaattccAGATGAAGAAGTCGGTGAGCACAATCACTCTTCTCTGGCCTAAGCATTCCGACCGACTAAAGAACCTGATAAATTCGTTACTGGAACCAGATTTAGATAAGCGAATAACCATTAAATTCGTTAAGATCCATTCGTGGTTTGAGGAGAGCGGAATTGGCAAAGTGAAGAAACCGCTATCATAA
- the LOC136346655 gene encoding testis-specific serine/threonine-protein kinase 1-like isoform X4, with protein sequence MTSRAKHKVLGKVGYNIVKILGKGAYSKVCLIVNETGKKYACKIIKKKLAGLDFIEKFVYREVEINNMIKHSNIVKVHTILESKDAIYMIMDYCRHGDLLEYIKNFGCFPEENAKNYFKQIVEAVCYLHDHDIAHRDLKCENIFLMWNNQVKLGDFGFSRSCSDGFGQKALSDTFCGSLAYAPPEILKGISYDPKMYDVWSLDEEVGEHNHSSLA encoded by the exons ATGACCTCAAGAGCGAAACACAAAGTATTGGGAAAGGTTGGGTACAATATTGTCAAAATCCTCGGAAAAGGGGCTTATAGTAAAGTCTGTTTAATCGTAAATGAGACAGGAAAGAAATACGCCTGCAAGATCATTAAAAAGAAGTTAGCGGGTCtggattttattgaaaagttcGTATACAGAGAGGTTGAAATTAATAACATGATTAAGCACTCGAATATTGTTAAG GTGCACACAATCCTGGAGTCTAAGGATGCAATTTACATGATTATGGACTACTGCCGTCACGGCGACTTACTGGAATATATTAAGAATTTTGGCTGCTTTCCAGAAGAAAATGCCAAAAACTATTTCAAGCAAATCGTCGAAGCCGTCTGTTATTTACACGACCACGACATAGCACACAGAGATTTGAAGTGCGAAAACATATTCCTCATGTGGAATAATCAAGTCAAACTTGGAGACTTCGGATTTTCTCGTAGTTGCTCTGATGGTTTCGGACAAAAAGCTCTTTCAGACACGTTCTGCGGGTCTCTAGCTTATGCACCTCCAGAAATTCTCAAA GGAATCTCTTATGATCCCAAGATGTATGACGTATGGAGTTTAG ATGAAGAAGTCGGTGAGCACAATCACTCTTCTCTGGCCTAA